Genomic DNA from Anaerolineae bacterium:
TCGGCCACCATTCTGGGCCGCGCCCTGGGCGCCGATGAGGTGTGGATTTGGACCGACGTTAACGGCGTGATGACGGCCGACCCGCGCGTAGTGCCGGAGGCGCACCCCATCACATACCTGTCTTATGCCGAGGTGAGCGAGTTATCTTATTTTGGGGCCAAAGTGCTCCATTCTCAGGCCATCCGCCCGGCCCGGCGGGCCAATATTCCGGTGCGTATCCTCAACACCTTTGCGCCTGACCACCCCGGCACCCTTATCACCGCCGAAGCCAAAGAGTCTACCAAAACCGTTAAGGCCGTCACCGCTATCAAAAATATGAGCTTGATTAGCCTGGAAGGCCAGGGCATGGCCGGTATCCCCGGCGTGGCCGGCCGCACCTTTACCGCTGTGGCCCGCACCGATACCAATATTTTGATGATCAGCCAGGCCTCGTCGGAGCAGGCCATTTGTTTTGTGGTCCCAACATCTGATGTACCCAAAGTGGTTGCCTCACTGGAAAATGAATTGGCCCGCGAGATCGAGCGGCGCGATTTTGACCGGATTAAGGTGGAAGATGACACCGTGATTCTGGCGGTAGTGGGGGCGGGAATGAAAGGCACCCCCGGGGTCAGCGGGCGCTTGTTTGGGGCGATGGGCCGGGAAAAGGTGAATGTGATTGCCATTGCCCAGGGCAGCAGCGAGTTCAATATTTCATTGGTGGTGGCCAAGGGCGAGGCGGATAAGGCTGTCCGGGTGATTCACCAGGAATTTGAATTGGAGAAACCGGATTGAGCAGGGGCTGATGAGTAACATTAATCCCGCAATTTCTATGCCCAAACCAAATCTGGGGCGCGCAGCCCTGGGGGCATTGGTCACCGGCGCAGTGGCAACAGGCTTTGCCCCTGTTTTTGTGCGCTTGAGCGAGCTTGGCCCCAGCGCCACCGCCTTTTGGCGCGTGGCCCTGGCCGTGCCTGTATTTTGGCTGGTACTGAATGTTGAGAGGCAGCATACCACTCCACCCGGGCCCCACTCTCGCGCCATCGGTTATCGCTGGCTGGCGGTGGCCGGCCTGTTTTACGCCTTCGATCTGGCCGTGTGGCATTGGTCGCTCATTTTGACCACTGTGGCCAACGCCACTTTGTTGACCAATTTTGCCCCCATTTTTGTCACCCTGGCCGCCTGGTTGTTATTTGGCGAACGCTTTAAGCGAATGTTTCTATTGGGGTTGGTCCTGGCCCTGGCCGGCGCGATCATGCTCATTGGCCAGAGTTTTTCGCTAGGCTCCCAAAATTTACTGGGCGATATATTGGGTTTGGTGTCGGCCATGTTTTATGGGTGTTACCTGCTCACCGTGAAACAACTACGGAACCACTTTTCCGCCGCCACCATTATGACCTGGGGCGGCGTGACCAGCAGCAGCGCCTTTTTAGTTTTTGCCTTTGTCTCCGGCGAGCATTTAGTGGCGTTCACGCTTCAGGGTTGGGCTATTTTAATTGGCATGGCCCTGGTTTCTCAGGTGAGCGGCCAGGGTTTGATTGCTTATGCGCTGGCCCATTTGCCCGCCTCCTTTTCCGCGGTCACGTTGTTGTTGCAGCCGGTGGTGGCGGCTTTTTTGGCCTGGTTTATTCTGGCGGAGGGTTTAGGCCCCTGGCAGGCCCTGGGCGGCCTGGTTGTGCTGGCCGGAATTTGGCTGGCCCGGCGGGGAAGCCG
This window encodes:
- a CDS encoding aspartate kinase, giving the protein MLIVMKFGGTSVGSVQALEKVVEIVKKAKAQGHQLVVVVSAMSGVTDLLLNAAYAAAAGHEEGAGQARTQIAQKHTEALYHFLEKNSERQVMLTRINALLAEFTALCHGINVLGELTPRALDVIGGLGERMSAPQVAAILSHAGVPAQDIPATDLIVTDNRFGSAVPLIEQTGQKAQAGLRPVLAKGKVAVVTGFIGATADGVQTTLGRGGSDYSATILGRALGADEVWIWTDVNGVMTADPRVVPEAHPITYLSYAEVSELSYFGAKVLHSQAIRPARRANIPVRILNTFAPDHPGTLITAEAKESTKTVKAVTAIKNMSLISLEGQGMAGIPGVAGRTFTAVARTDTNILMISQASSEQAICFVVPTSDVPKVVASLENELAREIERRDFDRIKVEDDTVILAVVGAGMKGTPGVSGRLFGAMGREKVNVIAIAQGSSEFNISLVVAKGEADKAVRVIHQEFELEKPD
- a CDS encoding DMT family transporter, whose amino-acid sequence is MSNINPAISMPKPNLGRAALGALVTGAVATGFAPVFVRLSELGPSATAFWRVALAVPVFWLVLNVERQHTTPPGPHSRAIGYRWLAVAGLFYAFDLAVWHWSLILTTVANATLLTNFAPIFVTLAAWLLFGERFKRMFLLGLVLALAGAIMLIGQSFSLGSQNLLGDILGLVSAMFYGCYLLTVKQLRNHFSAATIMTWGGVTSSSAFLVFAFVSGEHLVAFTLQGWAILIGMALVSQVSGQGLIAYALAHLPASFSAVTLLLQPVVAAFLAWFILAEGLGPWQALGGLVVLAGIWLARRGSR